The genomic stretch AGTGAGCTTCAAGCTCTGTTCAAAGCACAAAGTCCGCACAGAACTGTCTAAGCGTGACACAGCAAAATCCGATTTAAGGCATTGATTTAATCACCGACACCCTTGAAGCAATGACTGAGATGCACGTCGGGCAGATTTATATGTCTCTGGGAACAGGCAGCCAATACCTGGAGAAGAATAGCCAGGAAGCCAGTGTTCGGAACACTAACGCAATTTCGGAAATAAATGGCTGGCTGTCAGACCTCTGTATTGCTCTGGCAGACGTGCCTCGAATTGAAATGGTCGTGACTTTTAGAGACCTGCTAGAGTACGAGGGCCAGAGAGACAGCGTGATTTTCAATATTCCAGTCACAGAAAAACTGTTGAGACCCTGCACACTGAtaattgatgagatccagccctctgacatgtctttataatatacagcactagaccctgatattgatgagatccagccctctgaaatgtctttataatatacagcactagaccctgatattgatgagattcagctctctgaaatgtctttataatatacagctttagaccctgatattgatgagatccagccttctgaaatgtctttataatatacagcactttagaccctgatattgatgagatccagccctctgaaatgtctttataatacacagcactataccctgatattgatgagacccagccctctgaaatgtctttataatacacagcactagaccctgatattgatgagatccagccctctgaaatgtctttataatatacagcactagaccctgatattgatgagacacagccctgtgaaatgtctttataatatacagcgctagaccctgatattgatgagatccagccctctgaaatgtctttataatatacagcactagaccctgatattgattagacacagccctctgaaatgtctttataatatacagcactagaccctgatattgatgagacacagccctctgaaatgtttttataatatacagcactagaccctgatattgatgagatccagccctctgaaatgtctttataatatacagcactagaccctgatattgatgagatccagccctctgaaatgtctttataatatacagcactagaccctgatattgatgagatccagccctctgaaatgtctatataatatacagcgctagaccctgatattgatgagatccagccctctgaaatgtctttataatatacagcactataccctgatattgatgagacacagccctctgaaatgtctttataatatacagcactagaccctgatattgatgagatacagccctctgaaatgtctttataatatacagcactagaccctgatattgatgagatccagccctctgaaatgtctttataatatacagctctagaccctgatattgatgtgatccagccctctgaaatgtctttataatatacagcactagaccctgatattgatgagatacagccctctgaaatgtctttataatatacagcatgaTAACTAGACCCTGATCTTTATTACAcagatgagatccagccctctgaaatgtctgttataatatacagcactagaccctgatattgatgagatacagccctctgaaatgtctttataatatacagcactagaccctgatattgatgtgatccagccctctgaaatgtctttataatatacagcactagaccctgatattgatgagatccagccctctgaaatgtctttataatatacagcactagaccctgatattgatgagatccagccctctgaaatgtctttataatatacagcactagaccctgatattgatgagattagacacagccctctgaaatgtctttataatatacagcactagaccctgatattgatgagatacagccctctgaaatgtctttataatatacagcactagaccctgatattgatgagatccagccctctgaaatgtctttataatatacagcactagaccctgatattgatgagacacagccctctgaaatgtctttataatatacagcactagaccctgatattgatgagatccagccctctgaaatgtctttataatatacagcgctagaccctgatattgatgagatccagccctctgaaatgtctttataatatacagcgctagaccctgatattgatgagatccagccctctgaaatgtctttataatatacagcactagaccttgatattgatgagatccagccctctgaaatgtctttataatatacagcactagaccctgatattgatgagatccagccctctgaaatgtctttataatatacagcactagaccctgatattgatgagatccagccctctgaaatgtctttataatacacagcactagaccctgatattgatgagacacagccctctgaaatgtctttataatatacagcactagaccctgatattgatgagatccagccctctgaaatgtctttataatatacagcactagaccctgatattgatgagatccagccctctgaaatgtctttataatatacagcactagaccctgatattgatgagacacagccctctgaaatgtctttataatatacagcactagaccctgatattgatgagatccagccctctgaaatgtctttataatatacagcactagaccctgatattgatgagatccagccctctgaaatgtctttataatatacagcactagaccctgatattgatgagatccagccctctgaaatgtctttataatatacagcactagaccctgatattgatgagatccagccctctgaaatgtctttataatatacagcactagaccctgatattgatgagatccagccctctgaaatgtctttataatatacagcgctagaccctgatattgatgagatccagccctctgaaatgcctttataatatacagcgctagaccctgatattgatgagatccagccctctgaaatgtctttataatatacagcactagaccctgatattgatgagatccagccctctgaaatgtctttataatatcagcactagaccctgatattgatccCTCCCCTACCCTCCTGCTACCTGCTTCACACCTCTCTCTTTTTCCCTGCCCTACACACCATCTCTCTCCATAattgatgcccccccccccacccctcactCCCAGCCGAGGCTGAACAATGGCGGTCAGCAACGAGTCTCTCGGAGCCACGACGATCCGGCCGGCACGCGCCGTTTCCGCAGGGACTTATTTTTTTGGGGTTGAGGGAGTGAGTCCCGGCGGCACTTGTTACGCCAGTCGTTTGCTCAGAGGTAGAGCTCGGTGGTCTGCTAGGCCAGTGGGCGGTCGTGCTCTAGATGATGTAGGGCCTGGGCAAAGGAGGCGTCCCTGAATTGTCGCCTTGACACTCCCTGCCCCCCCTCCCCTACGAGGCCGCGATGATGGCGTACCCCCCTCTCTCCTCGTCAgacccccagcagcagcagctccgcaACGAGATCTACTACCAGCCAGGAGAGGGGGGCTGGAGAGGACGAGGCCAGCAGGACAACCAGAGGCGGGGCCAGGCCCTGCAGCAGATGGTGGACGACGGCCGAAGGAGAGACCAGGAGGCTGTCTATCTGGCCGGCTTGCTCCAGCTTCTGACCGCCGAGGCGGGGCCTGAGGTCTACCCTGGAGCCCAGCAGAGGCCCCCCAAAGCcggggaggcggtctcggccccgGACGGTGATTTCCAGGGCCCCTTCCCGCCCGATTACGATGACACCAGCATGGTGAAGCCCCCGAGAGGGTGGCAGAACGCCCAGAACTTGATGGAGCCCGAGCTTGTCCAGGCGCTGATGAACCGATACAGGCAGGAGAAGCTCTATGAGGCCGGGCTCTCCCCCCAGCCAGCCTCCAGACTTCAGCTTCAAGAGGCAGCAGCCGAGGCAGAGGGGGAGGCAGAGGGGGAGGCGGACGAAGAAGTTTTGAGGTAAGGGAGCAGGCAAGCCAACCGCTTATCTGACTGATCAAGAGGGAGCTCTCTGCAGAAACCGGGGGCTGGCAATCACGGGAGGGTGATTCAGAGTGGAGCAAGCGAAGAAGCAGCTGCCTGAGTTTCAGAGTAAATCAGGGACCCTCCAACCTTTTAACACACAGAGCGATAataaagagagggagggagggagcagttgaGTCTCGGAGCCTCGTGCCCTGGActagagggagcaccctttctgcTGCTCTTAAACTGTCCTGTTCTCTCCTCAGGTACCTGGTTGGACGGATCCTGTCCAGTATGGGTGGCGAGGGGGGTCAGCAGTCAGAGGGCCGATCAGGGTCCAGACGCTCCCGCCGGTCCCTGGACGACGGAGCGATCAGCCCCGACGAGGAGAACCTGCTGCGGGACGCGGTTCAAGGGCTGCAGCGCATGAAGAGGGTCGATACCGACGTGCAGCAAGTAAGGAAACGGCACTACGCTGCATACAACCCAGAAGAGCTGGCGGAAAGGATCTTGAAATACCTGccagattaaataataataataacaataataataataataacaattattacTAAATTCGCATTATAACTTACTTATAGGTAAAAACCTGTCTCGACACACGACCGCTGCAGTTATaggtcaaaaaatatatattttacaaaaaagctTTTGTTTCGTTTTTCCGCGTTTACAAAGCGTTCTGATTTGTAGCCAAATTCATGTTAACCCTGTTTAAAAAGTggagaaatcattaaaaaaaaaaattcgaaaAACTATTCTTTCTGACTTTCGGACTCACAGGTTTTTACCTGTACTGTAGGTACTAAGAAATTCTAattcaaaattcttaaaaaaTTTGCTAAATGTATTTGCACATGACCGccccccttcccttcccttcccttccccctctccctccttccctctctctcattTCTCTCTCATTTCTTCATTCGCTCTATTCTGTGTTCATGGTGTTGAAACCaaaaaaacgatttaaaatattgaaacagtCGATGTTACTTGTGGCTTCTCTCCTGTTTGTGCATTACATGAATaatgtgtctaatatatatatatatatatatatatatatatatatatatatatatatatatatatatatatatatataattttacagatTGTTTATTTCCCTCAATGCCCTTTCAGATAAGCAGATTTCATTGTTTGGAAAACTTGTGTTGAATACTTCTCTGTCAATAAAACTCAATGAAACAACAGTGGCCAATTACACTTTGTGGGTGTTGCCTTCGAAATAAACTGTAACAATACAAACCAAAGCTTATTTATACATAAAGAATACTGTACCGGGCGCTTTGGACTGGATCTCAtaaatatcagggtctagtgctgtatattataaagacatttcagagggctggatctcatcaatatcagggtctagtgctgtatattataaagacatttcagagggctggatctcatcaatatcagggtctagtgctgtatattataaagacatttcagagggctggatctcatcaatatcagggtctagtgctgtatattataaagacatttcagagggctgggtctcatcaatatcagggtctagtgctgtatattataaagacatttcagagggctggatctcatcaatatcagggtctagtgctgtatattataaagacatttcagagggctggatctcatcaatatcagggtctagtgctgtatattataaagacatttcagagggctggatctcatcaatatcagggtctagtgctgtatattataaagacatttcagagggctggatctcatcaatatcagggtctagtgctgtatattataaagacatttcagagggctggatctcatcaatatcagggtctagcgctgtatattataaagacatttcagagggctggatctcatcaatatcagggtctagtgctgtatattataaagacatttcagagggctggatctcatcaatatcagggtctagcgctgtatattataaagacatttcagagggctggatctcatcaatatcagggtctagtgctgtatattataaagacatttcagagggctggatctcatcaatatcagggtctagtgctgtatattataaagacatttcagagggctggatctcatcaatatcagggtctagtgctgtatattataaagacatttcagagggctggatctcatcaatatcagggtctagtgctgtatattataaagacatttcagagggctggatctcatcaatatcagggtctagtgctgtatattataaagacatttcagagggctggatctcatcaatatcagggtctagtgctgtatattataaagacatttcagagggctggatctcatcaatatcagggtctagtgctgtatattataaagacatttcagagggctggatctcatcaatatcagggtctagtgctgtatattataaagacatttcagagggctggatctcatcaacatcagggtctagcgctgtatattataaagacatttcagagggctgggtctcatcaatatcagggtctagtgctgtatattataaaggcatttcagagggctgtgtctcatcaatatcaggttTATTATTTATCAGATCTCTGAAGCAGGCTTGTATATGGGTATTAAACATTTGGTTATTTGCTAAGGAAATGTACAGCATTTTGTAATGAGAGGTTTGTTTGATAGGTTTGGatttaaaacagtaatattttgaattttcttttatattgaatttgaatgttgcaaaaCCACACAGGTCTTGCAAACTGAGACCCTCGGGTACTGAAAATTAacagtgtcttattaaacacctGTTAAATGAACAGCGTACGTAATCTCTATTTCATTCTAGAGCCCCGGCTGTTAGAAATGAATACCCAAATGGATCTGGATTAAGACCTTAGCATTAGAATAGAATAAACACAcatctgtcagttttttttttttctgtttggaaaGGGTGTGCCAAAATCTCTTAACAAGGAGgcagttaaagtccagggcttgtccCCACAAGGTCACTGActgtctcgctgtgtgtgtgaccctaagcgagtcacttcacctccttgtgccctgcgggtgagatgttaaatcagcatcctattggaagtgactctgaatataatgcacagttcacagcctgcctctgcaaagcgctttgtgatggtgggccactacgaaaggcgctatttaaagactttatatatttattgagcACACAAAAGGTGGCAAACCGTAGTTCAATCACACAAGGGTTTTTTCACAGGTGGAGGTGGGGCTTGACCCCAGGACCTCAGGCTCTGAAGCATAGTgacgataccgctgtacaaaagagccaggccgCTTTGCAGATGCCGCTCAAACCTCTACCCCAAAATGGTTTGGAGAACATAAGAAGCTACCAGTGGCACACCCATCTGCaggactacaaaaaaaacaaaacataatttactcATAAAAtaactatagatagatagatagatagatagatagatagatagatagatagatagatagatagatagatagatagatagatagatagatagatagatagatagatagatagatagatagatagatagat from Polyodon spathula isolate WHYD16114869_AA chromosome 43, ASM1765450v1, whole genome shotgun sequence encodes the following:
- the LOC121305463 gene encoding uncharacterized protein LOC121305463 — encoded protein: MMAYPPLSSSDPQQQQLRNEIYYQPGEGGWRGRGQQDNQRRGQALQQMVDDGRRRDQEAVYLAGLLQLLTAEAGPEVYPGAQQRPPKAGEAVSAPDGDFQGPFPPDYDDTSMVKPPRGWQNAQNLMEPELVQALMNRYRQEKLYEAGLSPQPASRLQLQEAAAEAEGEAEGEADEEVLRYLVGRILSSMGGEGGQQSEGRSGSRRSRRSLDDGAISPDEENLLRDAVQGLQRMKRVDTDVQQVRKRHYAAYNPEELAERILKYLPD